From Pirellulales bacterium, one genomic window encodes:
- a CDS encoding DUF1549 domain-containing protein, producing MNKSLLGCTTGLLCGVLILHAGSGRAGDLAENSNSPAAADLARQVDSTLAAELLVNVAATEPVGNVSPPNVAALTDDETFLRRVSQDLVGELPSPEEITSFVLDPSSDKRAQIVDRLLADARFGRNWGQYFRDVILYRRTDERVLRTGPAIVKFLAEQLSGEARWDQIARAFITARGDVRDNGHTGLIMAQMAQAPEIAAETARIFLGVQIQCAQCHDHKTDRWKRQQFHELAAFFPRIAIRAVKEGDKRVSFEVVSRDGAPRRPKDGKARGNVEHYMPDLDDPSAQGTLMQPVFFLSGEQLAVGTTDVDRRTALADWITGKKNPWFGRAFVNRIWAELVGHGFYEPVDDMGPDRTAAAPRTLDLLTQAFVDHNYDVKWLMRTIMATQAYQQVSHSRRDDASTPSAASCPQPLRADQIFDALAAALAIDEPKQGPRAQAGKQRPPRNPRFEFDRAFGYDPSAERDEVSASIPQALLMMNSPLLQRAINAKSAGAVLDKLLAQNSDDENVTTELYLRCLAREPKPAEMAECLSYVRSIDDRGEAFEDVLWALINSTEFTHRK from the coding sequence ATGAATAAATCCCTTCTCGGCTGTACGACCGGTTTGCTCTGCGGTGTCCTGATCCTGCACGCCGGCAGCGGCCGGGCTGGTGACCTGGCTGAGAACTCCAATTCTCCCGCGGCGGCCGATCTGGCCCGCCAGGTCGATAGTACACTTGCCGCCGAGTTGCTTGTTAATGTCGCTGCCACCGAGCCGGTCGGTAATGTTTCGCCCCCCAACGTCGCGGCCCTGACCGACGATGAAACATTCTTGCGGCGCGTCTCGCAGGATCTGGTCGGCGAGCTGCCGTCGCCCGAAGAGATCACTTCCTTCGTTCTCGATCCCAGTTCTGATAAACGTGCCCAAATCGTCGACAGACTGCTGGCCGATGCTCGTTTTGGCCGCAACTGGGGACAATACTTCCGCGACGTGATCCTGTACCGGCGCACCGACGAACGGGTACTGCGAACGGGCCCCGCCATCGTCAAGTTTCTCGCCGAGCAACTCAGCGGCGAGGCCCGCTGGGACCAGATTGCGCGGGCCTTTATCACGGCACGCGGCGACGTGCGCGACAATGGTCATACCGGTCTGATCATGGCCCAGATGGCGCAAGCGCCCGAGATCGCTGCCGAAACGGCCAGGATCTTCCTGGGTGTGCAAATTCAATGTGCCCAATGCCACGATCACAAGACCGATCGCTGGAAGCGGCAGCAATTTCACGAGTTGGCCGCGTTCTTCCCGCGGATTGCGATCCGTGCGGTGAAGGAGGGAGACAAGCGAGTCAGTTTCGAGGTGGTCTCGCGCGATGGAGCGCCGCGTCGGCCCAAAGATGGCAAAGCTCGCGGAAACGTCGAGCATTACATGCCCGACCTGGACGATCCTAGCGCCCAGGGAACATTGATGCAGCCGGTGTTTTTCCTGAGCGGAGAGCAACTTGCTGTGGGCACCACGGACGTTGATCGCCGTACAGCACTGGCGGACTGGATCACCGGCAAGAAGAACCCTTGGTTCGGCCGGGCCTTTGTGAATCGCATCTGGGCCGAACTTGTGGGGCATGGCTTCTACGAGCCCGTTGACGACATGGGTCCAGATCGCACGGCCGCGGCGCCGCGCACTTTGGATCTCTTGACGCAGGCGTTTGTCGATCACAATTACGACGTCAAGTGGCTCATGCGTACCATCATGGCAACGCAGGCCTATCAACAAGTGAGCCATTCGCGGCGCGACGATGCGTCGACCCCTTCGGCGGCCAGCTGTCCACAACCGTTGCGAGCCGACCAAATCTTCGACGCGCTGGCCGCGGCGCTCGCGATCGACGAGCCGAAGCAGGGGCCTCGCGCCCAGGCGGGCAAACAGCGCCCCCCGCGCAACCCGCGCTTCGAGTTCGATCGCGCCTTCGGCTACGACCCCAGTGCTGAGCGCGACGAAGTGTCGGCCTCGATTCCGCAAGCCTTGCTGATGATGAATTCGCCGCTGTTGCAGCGGGCGATCAACGCGAAAAGTGCCGGTGCCGTTTTGGACAAGTTGCTAGCGCAGAACAGCGACGATGAAAATGTCACTACAGAGCTGTACTTGCGCTGCCTGGCGCGAGAGCCCAAGCCGGCAGAAATGGCCGAGTGCCTGTCGTACGTCCGTTCGATCGACGACCGTGGCGAGGCATTCGAAGACGTGCTCTGGGCGCTAATCAATTCGACGGAATTCACGCACCGCAAGTGA